The segment ATTGGTTCCTCGACACAAGCGAGGGGGCCGGCCCATGCACCTGTGCTCGGGAGATCGAAGGCCATGAGACGAAAAGGCTTGAACCCCAGTGCACCACCCTGCCCCTCCCGGTTCTCGCCGCTTTGGTCCTGTGTATCTTGGGCGTTGCCGGTTGCTCCAACCGGATTTCCGGGCCGGCCAAATGGGTTCCGCTTGCGCTCAGGACGCACGTGAGCGGGGCCTTCGCGCGTTTCTGATCCGTCTTTGAGCCGGGCCGGTAGGGAAGTCAGGGGGTTGGCTATGGACCCACGTATCCAAGTCGTAAGAGATGTCCGCCGTCTGCTCAGCCGGGCGGCGTCGATGGGTGTCTGGCTCTTCGGTTCTATAGCGCTCGCATCCCCCGCGGGCGCGACGCTCAAGCAGGTGACCGTGGCGCCTGCAAACCCCACGCCGTGCGATTCCATCTCGATCACGGCGGAAGGGGATATGCCGGGCCCTTGCTACGAAGTCGTCGGCGCCACGATCAAGGGGCCGGAGCCCATCCCGTGCATGCGCCCCGGGCCTTGCCCCTTTCGCTTTCAGGTGGAGATCACGGTTCGGGAGCCGAACCCGGAAATCGCCGGGCCATGCCCGCTCGTCATCACACCCTACTCACGCTCCTTCCATGTGGGGAAGCTCCCCCTCGGGGAGTACATCGTGGGCGCAAGGGAGCGCGTGGTCCCGTTTGCCCCTGATTCCACGGACTCGGTCATCAGTGAGAGCTTCGCGAGCACGAGCTTCTCCGTCAACGCGACCCCGGCCTGCGGCCCGACCCAGGGCTGCTACATCCTGGGTTTCGCCCCCGACAGACCCCGCCCTCCGATACCCCCGACGCGCTGCACGACGGTGGCGCCTCCCGGAGGCACCGCCTGTCTCGCGCTGACGCTGATGAACACGGCGCCGGTGGGCGGCCTCCAGACCACGCTCGCGGTCTATGACCCCGATGGAGGCACGCCCGCGGACGGAGCGTTGATCCATGCGGTCTCGGTCGATCCGATCGGGCGCGCCGCGGGATTCCAGGCAAGCTGGACCGCGGAGGGATCGCAGACCAGGATCATTCTCTTTTCGACGACGAGCGGGGCTTCGATCCCTTCGGGTGACGGACCGGTGATCCGGATCTGCTACTCGATCGCGCCTGAAACCACCCCACAAACGTTCCGAGTCCTCGACCTCGCGACGATCGTCGCCGATCCGGCCGGAGATGCGATCCCTGCCTGCCTGACGTTCCAGCCGGTCCCGGACGGCTTCATCTGCGTAACCTCTTCTTCGGGCTGCGACCTGAACGGGGACGGCGTATCCGACGTGCTCGACGTGATCCGGCTCGTCCGCTGCGCGCTGGGGGGCGGGAGCGATTCCTCCTCGGCGTGCCCGGACAGCGTCGCGGCCCGAGCGGACTGCAACGGCGACGGCTCGATCGACATCCGGGACGTGATCTGCTGCGTGCGGAAGATCGTCGGCGTCCAGCCGGGAACGGCGCCGGTGCAGCCGCTTCGAATCGGCGCGGTCTCCCAAGGGGAAAACGCGATCGGCTTCGCGGGTCCGGTGCGCTGGATCGACGAGGTCGAGGGGTTCGCGACGGTCCAGATCAACACGGCCCAGGATTGGGGTGGTGCCCAGTTCTCGCTCGATCGGAACGGCGCGCCGGTTCGGGTCCGCGGGCTGAAGCTCGTCGAGGCGACCACCCAGGACCACCTCGAATGGGGGACAGACATAGCCGGCGTGGCGCACGCGATCGTCTACACGACGGCTGCCGGCTCGGGGGCGGGGCGTACATTGCGCGTCCAGGTCGCGCTCGAGCGGGTGCCGGGACCCTCGGGACCGGGCACCCTCCGGCTCACTGGTGTGAAAGCCGGTACGGCGGGCGGAACGGCCGCTCCGGTCACGGCGTTCAACCCGGAATTGGTCATATCGCAAGGCGCCGTGGCCGCGCCGATGCTCCTGGGCGCGCGTCCGAACCCGGCTTCCAAGCGCACCGAAATCGGGTTCGCGCTCCCGGCCGACTCGCGCGTCGTCCTGCGCATTTACGACGTGGGGGGTAGGCTCGTGCGCACCCTGATCGAGGGGCCCATGCCGGCGGGCGTGCATCGCGTGCCGTGGGACGGAACGGACTCGCGCGGACGAACGGTGACGTCCGGGATCTATTTCAGCAAACTGGAGGTCGGGACCCAACGCAGATCGGGTCGTTTCATGTTCTTGCGATAGCCAGGTCGTGGATTCAACGGATCCGGTCGTCCAGTATTTGACGTATCTTCTGTTGATGTTGGCGCCGCTCTGGATGTTGGGCTGCTGAGCGGCGCCAACAGCCGGCGATTTCTTCCCGCGTGCCCGGCTGATCGCTCCAGAGGGCCTCCGGTTTCCTGCTGGCCCGCGGGACGCGGTGCGGCGATAATACCCGGACCCCACTCGCCAAGTCCGATGGAGCGATCTCTCCGGCCAACAGCATGGGATTGACCGAAACGCCTCGCGTCGCCGTAGTCGGTGCCGGCTTCACCGGCTCGCTCACGGCGACCCACCTCCTGCGAAACGCGGCCAGACCTTTCGATCTTCTGCTGCTCGAGCGGAAGCCGCCGTTTGGCCCGGGCACCGCGTTCACGACCTCGCTTCCCTGCCACCTTCTCAACGTCCCCGTGATCCGCATGAGCGCCCTCCCGGGCGAGCCCGATCACCTGCTCCGATGGCTCGCGAACGGAGGCTCCGGGGAGCCGTCGCTCGCCTCGGAATCGACCTTCCTCCCGCGACGGGTCTACGGGACTTACGTGGAGCACACCTTGTGCGCTGCGGCCGAGAGCTCGCGCGCGCGGCTCGTCCGGCTCGTGGGGGAAGCGGTCTCGATCGAGGCCGCCCAGCCGGGAGCGCGTATCCGATTGCGCGACGGGTCCTCGCTCACGGCGCGCTGCGCGGTCCTCGCGATCGGAAACCCGCCTCCGTCGGACCCGCTGGGAGACGGGTCTCTTCCCGCGAGCCGGCGCTACGCGGAGGACCCTTGGGATCCGGCGGCGCTCGAGGGGCTCAAACCCGACGACCCTGTATTGATCATCGGATCGAACCTGACCATGGTGGATATCGCCCTCGCGCTCGAGCACCGGCGCCACCGCGGACCCATCGTCGCGGTCTCGACGCACGGGCTCTTGCCTTTGCCGCACGAGGAGCGGCTTCCCGCGGCGTGGGAGTCGCGCGCCCTCGCGCCCGCTTTGAGCCCGCGCCATCTCATTCGGGCGATGCGTGAGGAGGTGCGCGCCGCGGCCGAGGCCGGCGTCGGGTGGCGATCGGTCGTGGATTCGATCAGGCCGAAGAGCGGACCGATCTGGGCATCGTGGCCGGAACGGGAGCGAAGGCGCTTCCTGAGACACGCGCGACCCTACTGGGAGGTTCACCGCCACCGAATGGCGCCGGAAAACGCGAAGACGATCGCCGAGCTTTGCGGCTCCGGGCGGCTTCGAATTGAGGCCGGGCGGATCGTGGGAGTCCGTGAGGGGCGGAGCTCGATCGAAGTGAGCGTGGTGCGACGCGGCGCGGGTGCGGCGCGGAAATTCGATGTGGGTCTGGTGGTGAATTGCACGGGACCCGAGATGGATTATCGGCTGTCCCGGGACCCCCTGGTCCGCGATCTTCTCGAGCGAGGGCTCGCCCGCCCCGGACCGCTTGGCCTCGGCTTCGACGCCGGCGAACGCGGGGCGCTGATCGGCGCCGACGGCAAACCATCCACGGTGCTGTTCACCCTGGGGCCGCCGCTCAAGGGGCTCTTCTGGGAGACGACCGCGGTTCCCGAGATCCGCGAACAGGCCGCCGCCCTTGCGGCACTGCTCGGGAGTCGGTTTTTCTCCCCCTAGCGGCCGTAACGCCGGAGGTGCATGGCGGGACCTAGCGAAAGGCGCTTTTTCTGGGGGACGGGCACCTCCGCGCACCAGGTCGAGGGTGGGAACGACCGGAACGACTGGTGGGATTGGGAGCGGCTTCCCGGAAAGATACGGAACGGGGACCGATCGGGCGCCGCCTGCCTTCATTGGGACCGCTACGAAGAGGACCTCGACCTTCTGCCTTCGCTGGGCCTCGACGCGTATCGGTTTTCGATCGAATGGAGCCGCATCGAGCCCGACCTCGGGCGCTACGACGAGTCGGCGATCGAGCATTACCGCCGCGTTCTTCTTGCCTGCCGGGCGCGCGGCATCGCGCCGATGGTCACGCTGCACCATTTCACGAATCCGCGCTGGTTCGCCGCGCTCGGGGGGTGGGAGGTCGCGGAAAACATCCCGCACTTCGTCCGCTTCGCCCGGTTGGCCGGCGAGCGCTATGGCGGTTTGGTGGATCTCTGGATCACGATCAACGAACCCGAGGTTCTCGCCTTCCGCGGATACGACGAGGGGGCCTGGCCTCCGGGAGTGAAGGACCGCTCGCGCGCGCTCCACGTCATCGCGAATCTCCTGGAAGGGCACGCGCTGGCTTCCGTCGCGTTGCGCGAGGCGGATCGCTCGGACGCGGACGGGGACGGAATACCGGCGCTCATCGGAGTCGCGAAGCATTGGGTCTTGCTCGAGCCGCTGCGGACGTGGTGGCCTCCCGACCACGCATCGGCCGCGATCCAGCACCGCGTCTTCAACGTGGCGGTCGCGCGCGCGCTGCGAGGCGATCCCATCCATCTCGCGATTCCCGGCATCCGCCCCGTGCGCCGGCGGGTCGATGCGCTGCGCGGTTCCTCCGATTTCATCGGCGTGAATTACTACACCCGGTGGATGGTGAGCTTGTTCGGAAAGGGAGAGGCGCGCCGGCCACGCCCGGGCGCCGCGCTGAGCGATCTCGGATGGGAGGTCTACCCGGAAGGTCTTGAGCGCGCGCTCACCGAATGCGCGGCATTCGGCCTGCCGCTCATGGTGACCGAAAATGGCATCGCCGACGCCACCGACCGGATACGCCCCGGGTTCATCCGCGAGAGCATTGCGGCGCTCGATCGGGCGCGCGCCCGCGGCGCGCACGTGATGGGATATTTTCACTGGTCGCTCCTCGACAACTTTGAATGGAACGACGGCTACCACGGACGATTCGGGCTCTTCGCGGTAGACTTCGAGAGGGCGGATCGGCCCCGCTCCCCAAGGCAGAGCGCCCGGGTCTACGCCGAAGAGGTTGGCCGCCGGCGCTGATTCGGGTGGGGGCCGGCACGAAATGCGGCGGCAGCTAGCGACAAGACCAATGGCTCACACATGGGAGGGAAAGAACATGAGGCGATTGTCTGCTTGGATCGCGTGCTCGGCCCTGGCGTTCGCGCTCACCGGGTCGGCGCCGAATGCGGGCGCGCACACGAGCGTCTCGATCAACCTGCGCGTGGGAGATCCGTACCGGGGTCCGAGGCTCGTATTCCGGGAGGAGCCGGACGTCGTGGTGGTCCCGGGCTCCCGCGTGTATTACGTCCGTGACTACGATTACGATATCTATCGCTACGGCAGTTATTGGTACTACAACTACGACGGGGGTTGGTACCGGGCACGGCGCTACGATGGTCCGTATGTCTACATTGGGTATCCGTCGGTGCCACACGCCGTGGTCTACGTGCCGGTCAAATACCGCAGGCACTGGCGCGAGTCTCCCGGCCA is part of the Candidatus Eisenbacteria bacterium genome and harbors:
- a CDS encoding glycoside hydrolase family 1 protein, yielding MAGPSERRFFWGTGTSAHQVEGGNDRNDWWDWERLPGKIRNGDRSGAACLHWDRYEEDLDLLPSLGLDAYRFSIEWSRIEPDLGRYDESAIEHYRRVLLACRARGIAPMVTLHHFTNPRWFAALGGWEVAENIPHFVRFARLAGERYGGLVDLWITINEPEVLAFRGYDEGAWPPGVKDRSRALHVIANLLEGHALASVALREADRSDADGDGIPALIGVAKHWVLLEPLRTWWPPDHASAAIQHRVFNVAVARALRGDPIHLAIPGIRPVRRRVDALRGSSDFIGVNYYTRWMVSLFGKGEARRPRPGAALSDLGWEVYPEGLERALTECAAFGLPLMVTENGIADATDRIRPGFIRESIAALDRARARGAHVMGYFHWSLLDNFEWNDGYHGRFGLFAVDFERADRPRSPRQSARVYAEEVGRRR